In the genome of Myxococcales bacterium, one region contains:
- a CDS encoding glycosyltransferase family 2 protein has protein sequence MRVVAVVPAYFARRTVGDVVSELVREWPETAGPPQVIVVDDGSRDGTADAARSAGAYVVRHPRNRGKGAALRTGFERALGLGAELAVSVDADGQHPAAEAVRLATHRAPSDALVLGVRDLIAAGAPVANQRSNAISNFFLSRFTGLALADTQCGLRRYPLARTLALGSRSDGYAFEAEVVLRAARAGWLIVQEPVRVLYPADRSTHFHSVRDPARIVLRVVATLLTRSEGT, from the coding sequence ATGCGCGTCGTCGCCGTCGTCCCAGCTTATTTCGCGCGTCGCACGGTGGGCGACGTGGTCAGCGAGCTCGTGCGTGAATGGCCGGAGACCGCAGGTCCTCCGCAGGTGATCGTCGTCGACGACGGCTCGCGCGACGGCACCGCTGACGCGGCACGGAGCGCCGGAGCGTACGTGGTTCGCCACCCGCGAAATCGAGGCAAGGGCGCCGCGCTGCGCACCGGCTTCGAGCGCGCCCTGGGTCTGGGCGCGGAATTGGCGGTCAGCGTCGATGCTGACGGGCAACACCCCGCCGCCGAGGCCGTTCGACTGGCCACACATCGGGCACCGAGCGACGCCTTGGTGCTGGGAGTGCGAGACTTGATCGCCGCCGGAGCACCCGTGGCCAACCAGCGCTCGAACGCAATTTCCAACTTCTTCTTGTCGCGATTCACCGGGCTCGCGCTGGCAGATACTCAATGCGGCCTGAGGCGTTATCCTCTCGCCCGCACTCTCGCGCTCGGCTCGCGCTCCGACGGTTACGCCTTCGAGGCCGAGGTGGTCTTGCGCGCCGCCCGGGCCGGCTGGCTCATCGTGCAAGAACCCGTGCGGGTGTTGTACCCGGCCGATCGCAGCACGCATTTCCATTCGGTGCGTGATCCTGCCCGCATCGTCCTCCGGGTCGTCGCCACGTTGCTCACACGCAGCGAGGGAACGTGA
- a CDS encoding 5-formyltetrahydrofolate cyclo-ligase, whose translation MAELAKIEVEALIAQAKGQIRTRMLGLRKALPEAAIAGRSARIVAHLVDLPEIRAAKSVASFWPMPEKHEVDLTLLDQQLRAQGKRMFYPFMTPTETGHHTGFRRVTDVGTLARRGRGFSEPPRDAEEAGRGDVDVVIVPALAVSADGYRIGYGIGFYDVTLPDVCPPATSIVVAFSFQLLAEAPRHAGDFACDRLVTDERVSDCRAARALV comes from the coding sequence GTGGCCGAGCTCGCAAAGATCGAGGTCGAAGCGCTGATCGCGCAGGCCAAAGGCCAGATCCGCACGCGCATGCTGGGCTTGAGGAAGGCGCTGCCGGAAGCCGCCATCGCCGGGCGCAGCGCTCGAATCGTTGCTCACCTGGTCGACCTGCCGGAAATCCGCGCGGCCAAGAGCGTTGCCAGTTTCTGGCCCATGCCGGAGAAACACGAGGTCGATCTCACGCTCCTGGACCAGCAGCTGAGGGCTCAGGGCAAACGCATGTTCTACCCGTTCATGACCCCGACCGAGACCGGGCATCACACGGGCTTTCGCCGTGTTACCGACGTCGGCACGCTGGCGCGGCGCGGGCGCGGGTTCTCCGAACCCCCAAGGGACGCCGAGGAAGCCGGCCGCGGGGACGTCGATGTGGTCATCGTGCCGGCGCTGGCGGTCTCCGCGGACGGTTACCGCATCGGATACGGTATTGGATTTTACGACGTGACTCTGCCCGACGTGTGCCCGCCGGCGACGAGCATCGTGGTCGCGTTTTCGTTCCAGCTTCTGGCCGAGGCTCCCAGGCACGCGGGCGATTTCGCCTGCGACAGGCTGGTCACCGACGAGCGGGTCAGCGACTGCCGGGCCGCGCGCGCGCTGGTTTGA
- a CDS encoding transcriptional repressor, translated as MEQRGLRSTGQRRVIIEKLFESSDHVTIDELLEAVRADDPRVGYATVYRTMKLLADGGLVHERKFGDGFTRYELADHQTHHDHLICLDCGKITEFEEPEIEDLQDRIAARHGFVVQHHKHELYGSCAECNAKRELKPARARPGSR; from the coding sequence ATGGAGCAGCGTGGGCTGCGGAGCACCGGGCAGCGGCGGGTGATCATCGAGAAGCTGTTCGAGTCTTCGGACCACGTGACCATCGACGAGCTGCTCGAGGCAGTGCGAGCCGACGATCCACGCGTGGGCTACGCCACCGTCTATCGCACCATGAAGCTACTCGCCGACGGCGGGCTCGTTCACGAGCGCAAGTTCGGCGATGGGTTCACCCGTTACGAGCTCGCGGACCACCAGACCCACCACGATCACTTGATCTGTCTGGACTGCGGCAAGATCACCGAGTTCGAGGAGCCCGAGATCGAGGATCTCCAGGATCGCATCGCGGCCCGTCACGGGTTCGTGGTGCAGCACCACAAACACGAGCTCTACGGCTCGTGTGCGGAATGCAACGCAAAACGTGAGCTCAAACCAGCGCGCGCGCGGCCCGGCAGTCGCTGA
- a CDS encoding cation-translocating P-type ATPase, with the protein MRPVRCAACGTPVDPLRAARVAIFNDKFRYFCSAECREHYDPASRETPLPVPKRRRTPTPPTAVVATRREASEALDQRRQVAALADVTTAELTPAYDASHLETLSDPDADPHDTAPAARLETPDLAGPTEIGSLLLGLSIAGGLLSVALSLAGSSPGALSARLVVVCVAAAALIAEGVTREREPTEAHPGALLAAPIAAVAIAIVARVAGAKEGNSAATLAGVVLACVAGGIWIARRARRPFDLERLMIADALSSPGRRVIGDETASVRALDLRPGEEIVIEAGEVVPVDATITAGSGVIAPWLGSKSSTPRGEGDHIVAGATVLEGRLRAVAAWTGFDRAWMRVTNDPRRRADLFSSGARVGRLTAERAAPLAAGLAALAGYAEDQSTLTIAMFAVAAQCALASAGVAQVGALSVMDTVLGALRRGIVFRSAEALDKAGRVSVAAFCARGTLLLGEPEVANVEPIGGVEPERVLALVAGAESGAVNPVATAVLRAARVRGVRPDGVRSHSVQPGLGVTAVASSGQPLVVGSRALMLKERISVATAEPKIIELEAMGRAAILVALGGRLVGVLGLQDGLRPGARAAVQHLLDVGVEPVLLSGDARETCEAIGRALDIEHIRPEVLPADRGDEVRRLADGGATVAVVGRSPGDDIALGAADVSAALSSAGSSTAEWGIQLASDDVRDAAYAVRLAHRAKSEARLGLLLTLIPGVAGALGVAFALIPPAIAPLAALLGTIAALFRLRAREG; encoded by the coding sequence GTGAGGCCCGTGCGCTGTGCGGCGTGCGGCACCCCCGTCGATCCGCTGCGCGCCGCCCGGGTTGCAATCTTCAACGACAAATTTCGCTATTTCTGCAGCGCAGAGTGTCGCGAGCACTACGACCCGGCATCTCGCGAGACTCCGCTACCGGTACCCAAACGGCGCCGTACGCCCACGCCGCCGACCGCCGTGGTGGCCACACGGCGAGAGGCCAGCGAGGCACTCGACCAACGTCGGCAGGTCGCCGCGCTCGCGGACGTGACGACCGCGGAGCTCACGCCTGCCTACGATGCCAGTCACCTCGAGACGCTCTCGGATCCAGACGCCGATCCTCACGACACCGCACCCGCGGCTCGGCTCGAGACGCCTGATCTCGCAGGTCCGACCGAAATTGGCTCTTTGCTCCTCGGGCTCAGCATCGCCGGAGGCCTGCTCTCGGTCGCCTTGAGCCTGGCCGGCAGCTCACCCGGCGCGCTCAGCGCACGACTCGTCGTGGTGTGTGTCGCGGCGGCCGCTCTGATCGCGGAGGGGGTGACGCGCGAACGAGAGCCAACCGAGGCCCATCCCGGCGCCCTGCTCGCGGCCCCGATCGCCGCGGTGGCCATCGCCATCGTGGCTCGCGTCGCAGGCGCCAAAGAAGGCAACTCGGCCGCGACGCTGGCAGGTGTAGTGCTCGCCTGCGTCGCCGGCGGGATCTGGATCGCTCGACGGGCGCGCCGCCCGTTCGATCTCGAACGCCTCATGATCGCCGACGCGCTTTCGAGCCCGGGTCGGCGGGTGATCGGCGACGAGACAGCCAGTGTACGCGCGCTCGATCTCCGGCCGGGGGAAGAGATCGTGATTGAAGCTGGGGAGGTCGTGCCGGTGGACGCGACCATCACCGCCGGCAGCGGCGTGATCGCACCTTGGCTCGGCTCGAAGTCCAGCACGCCCCGCGGCGAAGGAGATCACATCGTCGCCGGCGCGACCGTGCTCGAAGGCCGGCTGCGGGCCGTCGCGGCGTGGACCGGCTTCGATCGTGCCTGGATGCGCGTCACCAATGACCCGCGCCGCCGCGCCGATCTCTTCTCGTCCGGCGCCCGCGTCGGACGCCTGACCGCGGAGCGCGCCGCACCTCTGGCCGCGGGCCTCGCAGCGCTGGCGGGTTACGCTGAGGACCAGTCCACCCTGACGATCGCGATGTTCGCCGTAGCCGCCCAGTGTGCGCTCGCGAGCGCGGGCGTGGCCCAGGTCGGTGCGCTGTCGGTGATGGACACCGTGCTCGGCGCCTTGCGCCGGGGCATCGTCTTTCGCTCCGCCGAGGCCCTCGACAAGGCCGGGCGCGTCTCGGTCGCCGCGTTCTGCGCTCGCGGAACGCTCCTGCTCGGCGAACCGGAGGTCGCGAACGTGGAACCCATCGGCGGCGTGGAGCCCGAGCGAGTGCTGGCTCTGGTGGCCGGCGCCGAGAGCGGCGCTGTCAATCCGGTCGCAACCGCAGTCCTTCGGGCCGCACGCGTGCGAGGTGTTCGGCCCGACGGCGTGCGCAGTCACAGCGTGCAGCCCGGCCTCGGCGTGACTGCGGTTGCCTCGAGTGGACAGCCCCTGGTGGTCGGGAGTCGAGCGTTGATGCTCAAGGAGCGGATCTCGGTTGCGACCGCTGAGCCCAAGATCATCGAGCTCGAGGCCATGGGCCGCGCCGCCATCTTGGTCGCGCTGGGTGGTCGCCTGGTGGGTGTGCTCGGCCTTCAAGACGGCCTGCGTCCCGGCGCGCGCGCGGCCGTGCAGCACCTGCTCGACGTTGGGGTGGAGCCCGTATTGCTCTCGGGTGATGCGCGCGAGACCTGTGAGGCCATCGGCCGCGCGCTGGACATCGAGCACATCCGCCCGGAGGTCTTGCCGGCGGATCGCGGGGACGAAGTGCGCCGCCTCGCGGACGGCGGAGCAACGGTGGCGGTGGTTGGGCGCAGCCCGGGCGACGACATCGCCCTCGGCGCCGCTGATGTGTCCGCCGCGCTGAGCTCTGCCGGTTCGAGCACCGCCGAGTGGGGGATCCAGCTGGCGAGCGACGATGTGAGAGATGCCGCGTACGCCGTACGTCTGGCACACCGCGCCAAGAGCGAGGCCCGGCTTGGCCTCTTGCTCACGCTGATCCCGGGCGTCGCGGGCGCGCTGGGGGTCGCTTTTGCGCTGATTCCGCCGGCAATTGCGCCGCTCGCGGCGTTGCTCGGTACGATCGCCGCCTTGTTCCGGCTTCGAGCGCGAGAGGGCTGA
- the argF gene encoding ornithine carbamoyltransferase produces the protein MIRHFLSLSDLGPAGLIRLLDASDRWKERRHQANAPRHLADQSVALVFEKASTRTRISLEVAVAELGGHPVVVTAQGSQMGRGEPIADMARVLSRMVHAITFRTAGEERLLDMVKHSSVPVLNALTDQSHPMQLLADLMTVRRVRGKLAGLKFVWLGDGNNMANSWIEAAGLLGLDLTLACPEGYDPSGEELDRARERGGRIEVVRSPKAAVEGADVISTDVFASMGQEAEQQKRMADFQGYLLDQKLLSGAAKEVVVLHCLPAHRGEEIADDVIEGPRSFVWDEAEARLHTAKAALVWSMGIDE, from the coding sequence GTGATCCGACATTTTCTGTCTCTGTCCGATCTGGGCCCGGCCGGACTGATCCGGCTCCTCGACGCCTCGGACCGCTGGAAAGAGCGACGCCACCAGGCGAACGCACCGCGACACCTCGCTGACCAGTCCGTGGCGCTGGTGTTCGAGAAGGCGTCGACCCGCACCCGTATCTCACTGGAGGTCGCGGTGGCGGAGCTCGGAGGTCATCCCGTCGTGGTGACGGCCCAGGGTTCGCAGATGGGACGCGGTGAACCCATCGCCGACATGGCGCGTGTGTTGTCGCGCATGGTCCACGCCATCACCTTCCGCACCGCTGGCGAAGAGCGCCTGCTCGACATGGTGAAACACAGCTCGGTGCCGGTGCTCAACGCGCTCACCGACCAGAGCCATCCGATGCAGCTGTTGGCCGATCTGATGACGGTGCGGCGGGTCAGGGGCAAGCTCGCCGGGCTCAAGTTCGTGTGGCTCGGGGACGGCAACAACATGGCCAACTCGTGGATCGAGGCCGCGGGACTGCTCGGGCTCGACCTGACCCTCGCGTGCCCGGAGGGTTACGACCCGAGCGGGGAGGAGCTCGACCGGGCCAGGGAGCGCGGCGGGCGCATCGAGGTCGTGCGCAGCCCGAAGGCTGCGGTCGAGGGCGCCGACGTCATCAGCACGGATGTGTTCGCGAGCATGGGGCAGGAGGCCGAGCAGCAGAAACGCATGGCCGACTTCCAGGGTTACCTGCTCGATCAAAAACTCCTGTCCGGTGCTGCGAAAGAGGTCGTTGTGCTGCACTGCCTGCCGGCACACCGCGGCGAAGAGATCGCCGACGACGTGATCGAAGGACCGCGCAGCTTCGTGTGGGACGAAGCCGAGGCTCGTTTGCACACCGCCAAGGCGGCGCTGGTCTGGTCGATGGGTATCGATGAGTGA
- a CDS encoding acetylornithine/succinylornithine family transaminase: MTREAELVATASRYLYPNYRQPPLVIERGKGLELWDKSGKRYLDMHGGIAVSTLGHAHPRLVEAISKQAAEVIHLSNYFYNEPNILLAERLCRLTGMARAFFCNSGAEAMEGMLKLARRHFFSRNEPDRYRVIAFDNSFHGRTLGALAATGQKKYRDGFGPLPGITHVPYGDAAAVRAAMGPDVAGILFEPVQGEGGVLPAPAGFVAELRRIADEHGALLLADEIQTGIGRTGKFLAVQHDGVVPDAVCLAKGLAGGVPIGSMLCLAHLENVLPPGSHGSTFGGNPLASAAALAVLDTLETEHIIDNVNARGDELSAGLSRLAKTHERLITTSRGRGLLQALILRDGIDPRAILEQLRDAGLLLSIAGAAGLRFSPPLVATKANLEEALGIVDRVLGAQP; the protein is encoded by the coding sequence ATGACCCGCGAAGCCGAGCTCGTCGCCACCGCCAGTCGTTACCTGTATCCGAACTACCGCCAGCCGCCGCTGGTCATCGAACGCGGCAAGGGGCTGGAGCTCTGGGATAAGTCGGGCAAACGCTACCTCGACATGCACGGCGGGATCGCCGTCAGCACCCTCGGCCACGCGCACCCGCGGCTGGTCGAGGCGATCTCGAAACAGGCCGCCGAGGTCATTCACCTCTCCAACTATTTCTACAACGAGCCAAACATCTTGCTCGCCGAGCGTCTGTGCCGCCTGACCGGCATGGCGCGCGCGTTCTTCTGCAACTCCGGCGCGGAAGCGATGGAGGGCATGCTGAAGCTGGCGCGCCGCCATTTCTTCAGCCGCAACGAGCCGGATCGTTACCGGGTCATCGCCTTCGACAACTCGTTCCACGGCCGCACCCTCGGCGCCCTGGCCGCGACCGGGCAGAAGAAGTACCGCGACGGTTTCGGACCGCTCCCGGGGATCACCCACGTGCCCTACGGCGATGCGGCGGCCGTGCGCGCCGCCATGGGGCCGGACGTGGCTGGGATCTTGTTCGAGCCGGTTCAAGGCGAAGGCGGAGTGTTGCCGGCGCCCGCCGGCTTCGTGGCCGAGCTGCGGAGGATTGCCGATGAGCACGGCGCGCTGCTCCTGGCCGACGAGATCCAGACGGGCATCGGTCGCACCGGAAAGTTCCTGGCGGTTCAGCACGACGGCGTCGTGCCGGACGCCGTGTGCCTCGCGAAAGGACTCGCCGGCGGAGTGCCGATCGGCAGCATGCTGTGCCTCGCCCACCTCGAGAACGTGCTCCCGCCCGGTAGCCACGGCTCGACCTTCGGCGGCAACCCCCTCGCCTCTGCCGCAGCGCTGGCCGTGCTCGACACGCTGGAGACCGAACACATCATCGACAACGTGAACGCACGCGGCGACGAGCTCAGCGCGGGGTTGAGCCGGCTGGCAAAGACTCACGAGCGCTTGATCACCACGTCACGCGGTCGCGGGTTGCTGCAAGCGCTGATCTTGAGGGACGGCATCGACCCTCGGGCGATCCTCGAACAGCTGCGGGACGCGGGGCTCTTGCTCAGCATCGCCGGCGCGGCGGGCCTGCGTTTCTCGCCACCGCTCGTGGCCACCAAAGCCAACCTGGAAGAGGCCCTCGGGATCGTGGACCGAGTGCTGGGAGCGCAGCCGTGA
- a CDS encoding HAD hydrolase family protein — MRSLDFLSESQARSLDGLLFDLDDTLLDHGRLSLEAYTSLFRLRESGLELIAATGRPAGWGEVIARQWPIAGVVSENGAVSLYRKADVLCRLDAVDEAERQRRRKRVAVVVAKIREAFPKLQPADDVAARVSDFTFDIGENTQAAPELVRAAAALARQAGARTQTSSVHLHITFDADDKATGSVRLIRLLFGTDPTLARWRYAFIGDSENDSTCFAAFRTSLTVKNFRGRPTVTPRYQTLGVGGAGFAEAAAHLVKLRGA; from the coding sequence ATGCGCTCACTCGATTTTCTGTCGGAGAGCCAAGCCCGCTCCCTCGACGGTTTGTTGTTCGATCTCGACGACACTCTGCTGGACCACGGGCGCCTGTCGCTCGAGGCCTACACTTCTCTGTTCCGCCTGCGTGAGAGCGGCCTCGAGCTGATCGCCGCTACCGGACGTCCGGCAGGCTGGGGCGAGGTGATCGCCCGGCAGTGGCCCATCGCCGGCGTGGTCAGCGAGAACGGGGCAGTCTCGCTCTATCGCAAGGCTGACGTGCTCTGTCGACTCGACGCGGTCGATGAGGCGGAGCGGCAGCGCCGGCGCAAACGTGTCGCGGTCGTCGTCGCGAAGATCCGCGAAGCGTTCCCGAAACTGCAGCCCGCCGACGACGTGGCCGCTCGGGTCAGCGACTTCACCTTCGACATCGGCGAAAATACCCAAGCCGCGCCCGAGCTCGTGCGTGCCGCTGCTGCACTCGCGCGCCAGGCAGGAGCCCGCACGCAGACATCGAGCGTGCACCTTCACATAACCTTCGACGCCGACGACAAAGCGACCGGTTCCGTGCGCCTGATTCGCCTGCTGTTTGGCACGGACCCAACGCTGGCCCGCTGGCGTTACGCCTTCATCGGCGACAGCGAGAACGACTCCACGTGCTTCGCAGCATTTCGCACCAGCTTGACGGTGAAGAACTTCCGCGGGCGGCCGACCGTCACACCGCGCTACCAGACCCTCGGTGTTGGCGGTGCGGGGTTCGCCGAGGCTGCGGCGCACCTGGTGAAACTACGGGGCGCGTGA
- a CDS encoding peptidase S8, translated as MRSAAVSLALAAVLASSPALAGAPGSPTASATDETAEDIPGELVVDFADDVAPSVISEILSHLTVSFRPSVLEAETRVEVVRVFGEGMDAVRAALEKDARIDFVEPHARVRAMFVPNDPLLKEQWHLSRVGAERAWDFSTGRGVTVAVIDTGIACEKFGPFDKATDLNETRCVGGFNFVDRTEHANDDHGHGTHVAGTIAQSTNNGLGAAGMAFDARLMPVKVLSADGWGTTTDVADGIRWAADHGAQVINLSLGGPRNSLVLQKAIDHARKQGVTIVAAAGNSGGAVGYPGGSAGVIGVSALAQSDELAWFSSRGPGVDVAAPGVDVVQQTICNGGHDRCERFPSYNGTSMAAPHVAGAAALLVSLGLSDPAQVERALVKSARKLDDSAKGRALFGAGALHAGGAATRVALNQLVARLIALALAIFVVFRPLRRRGVGPSPWTPRFLGPALLAGPGLLFFAPFIVGRHNDLVDLLARPLPDWDILFSSSLHGYLTLGNVALPFGLTLLLFGARGARPLLAGLAVGIAAYLFAAAAQGGVYSAMGRWGLALFAMFNAVACLVLARLVLTEK; from the coding sequence ATGAGGTCCGCTGCAGTCTCTCTGGCGCTCGCCGCTGTGCTCGCGTCGAGCCCGGCGCTCGCTGGTGCGCCGGGGAGCCCGACAGCATCGGCCACCGACGAGACCGCGGAGGACATCCCCGGTGAGCTGGTCGTCGACTTCGCGGACGACGTCGCGCCGTCGGTCATCAGTGAGATCCTGTCGCACTTGACCGTCAGCTTCCGACCGTCGGTGCTCGAAGCGGAGACCCGCGTCGAAGTCGTGCGGGTGTTCGGCGAGGGCATGGACGCGGTGCGTGCCGCACTCGAGAAGGACGCTCGCATCGATTTCGTCGAGCCTCACGCGCGGGTCCGGGCGATGTTCGTGCCCAACGACCCGCTCTTGAAGGAGCAGTGGCACCTGAGCCGGGTGGGGGCCGAGCGGGCCTGGGATTTTTCCACCGGACGCGGCGTCACGGTGGCGGTGATCGACACCGGAATTGCGTGTGAGAAGTTTGGTCCCTTCGACAAGGCGACGGATCTGAACGAGACCCGCTGCGTCGGCGGGTTCAACTTCGTCGACCGGACGGAGCACGCCAACGACGATCATGGTCATGGCACCCACGTCGCCGGCACCATCGCCCAGAGCACGAACAACGGCCTCGGCGCGGCGGGCATGGCGTTCGACGCCCGGCTGATGCCGGTGAAGGTGCTCTCGGCCGACGGGTGGGGCACCACCACCGACGTTGCGGACGGCATCCGCTGGGCCGCCGATCATGGCGCGCAGGTCATCAACCTCAGCCTGGGCGGGCCGCGCAATTCGCTGGTGTTGCAGAAGGCCATCGACCACGCCCGCAAACAAGGTGTGACAATCGTGGCGGCGGCGGGCAACAGCGGTGGAGCCGTGGGTTATCCCGGAGGCAGCGCGGGGGTGATCGGGGTGAGCGCGCTCGCCCAGAGCGACGAGCTGGCGTGGTTCTCGTCACGCGGTCCCGGGGTCGATGTCGCGGCGCCGGGTGTGGACGTGGTGCAGCAGACGATCTGCAACGGCGGTCACGATCGCTGTGAGCGATTCCCGAGTTACAACGGCACCAGCATGGCGGCCCCGCACGTGGCGGGCGCGGCGGCGCTGCTGGTTTCGCTGGGTCTATCCGATCCAGCTCAGGTGGAGCGAGCGCTCGTGAAGAGCGCACGCAAGCTGGACGACTCCGCGAAGGGGCGGGCGCTCTTTGGTGCCGGTGCGCTCCACGCCGGCGGCGCGGCCACTCGCGTCGCGCTCAATCAGCTCGTGGCGCGGCTCATCGCCCTCGCCCTGGCAATCTTCGTGGTCTTCCGCCCGCTCCGTCGGCGCGGCGTCGGGCCGTCGCCGTGGACACCGCGTTTCCTGGGGCCGGCCCTGCTCGCGGGCCCGGGCCTGCTGTTTTTCGCGCCGTTCATCGTCGGTCGCCACAACGACCTGGTGGATCTACTCGCGCGTCCGCTCCCGGATTGGGACATCCTCTTCAGCTCGTCACTCCACGGGTACCTGACGCTCGGCAACGTGGCGCTGCCGTTTGGCCTGACCCTGCTCTTGTTCGGTGCTCGCGGCGCGCGCCCGTTGCTCGCGGGCCTCGCGGTCGGCATCGCGGCCTACCTGTTCGCCGCGGCGGCGCAGGGTGGTGTGTACTCGGCGATGGGTCGCTGGGGCCTCGCGCTGTTCGCCATGTTCAACGCGGTCGCGTGTCTGGTGCTCGCGCGGCTGGTGCTGACGGAGAAGTAG